Within the Pseudorasbora parva isolate DD20220531a chromosome 20, ASM2467924v1, whole genome shotgun sequence genome, the region accatggccagtaaaccatttaccagtggttttggcactgtgagcaggtgccaggtcatgctgaaaaaccaaatcttcatctccataaagcttttcagcagatggaagcatgaagtgctccaaaatctcctgacagcgagctgcattgaccctgcccttgataaaatacagtggaccaacaccagcagctgacatggcaccccagaccatcactgactgtggggacttgacactggacttcaggcattttagcatttccttctcccagtcttcctccagactctggcaccttgatttcccaatgacatgcaaaatttgctttcatccgagaaaagtactttggaccactgagcaccagtccagtgctgcttctctgtagcccagaagtgtcttgacctggggaatgcggcacctgtagcccatttcctgctcacgcctgtgcacggtggctctggatgtttctactccagactcactCCACTGCTTCCGctggtcccccaaggtctggaatcggtccttctccacaatcttcctcagggtccgctcacctcttctcgttgggcagcgttttttgccacactttttccttcccacagacttccactgaggtgccttgatacagcactctgggaacagcctattcgttcagaaatgtctttctgtgtcttcccctctcgcttgagggtgtcaatgatggccttctggacagcagtcaggtccgcagtcttacccatgattgcggttttgggtaatgaaccaggctgggagtttttaaaagcctcaggaatcttttgcaggtgtttagagttaattagttgattcggatgattaggttaatagcttgtttagagaaccttttcatgatatgctaattttttgagataggaattttgggttttcatgagctgtatgccaaaatcatcagtattaaaacaataaaagacttgaaatatttcagttggtgtgcaatgaatctaaaatatatgaaagtttaatttttatcattacaataataactttatcacaatatgcaaattttttgagaaggacctgtacatgtgatcggcctcctaACCTAAACACGTTTCATCAAAATCAGTCGATGTAtgcttttctcgccataaattaatttcaataccatggccacatttttttaatagcgAAAATTAGCTCTCAATTTAGCAtccttcatgttttttttcaaacaatCCATAATAgctgacttcctgttgggcaAAGCTTATGACTTAAGGGAGCGCTGTTGAGTCCCACTGCCAGCTTTGGCACGACCCTGATGGCACCAGATTCCGATGTGAAAAGTGtaattttaaagtttaaagttgAGTTTTTGAGCATGTTAAGGGTCCCAAAAGTGCCCACAGTCCTTATTAAACTTCAAATGTATAAATATCCCCATTGTTCACTGTGATTTCCTGCAGCCATGGCATCAGAGACCATTGAAGTGGCAGCTCTAGGAAGACCTCTGTATCCTGGGATGCTGTATGACTGCCGCAAGGATACCTTCATTCCAGGTGCTGTACTGTACCTACTAATATGCTTTTTATTCCCTTTTACCCAAGTGTTAATAAGCAAAATGGCTTAACGAATTTGTTGATTAATCCAACTCACCAAAGTTGTTTAATGGAATCTATTTTctaatccaactcaccacatTTAATGAACTCAGAAATCAGGAGACAAGATGGCTAGCTAACAGGCTAGTGAAATGCTATTGGGTGatagtgatttagattaaaagctagcGATGTCAGCTTAATGTGGTTGGCAATATTAGACAATAAATGATGATGAGTACGTTATATTTAGCAGTAATattgattgtttcaaagcagcttcacagtgtcaaacaggacaatactgcagcagaattagatttggctgtacagtcgttctggagtaaacagtgatgttatccgcttattttaatttatcatagagcgacaatgttggcagatcagtattatagtttatagaattaaataagacctaattaataaattttatttgtatatttagttgaataacttagatcataattttagtgtccccaccAGAGCAAGTCAAGCCAAATAAGACAGTGGCAAGAAACCAAAACTGATGAGACATAAGATATTAAATTAGTACTCTTAGAGATAGAACATCGGCATGATTACTTCaacagtacattgtgccctcATACTTGACTGTTTGTCATTTCTTGAAGTAATTTCTCATTTCAGGTGTTACTCTGTGGGATAAGAAGTCACTGAGAGAAGATTTGGACTCCCATCCACAGCTCATGACAGATGTGAAGTTCAGTAGCTCCGACTCTCTCTCTAGTAAGTCCAGTCTCCTGAATGTAAGTGCTTCCCTGAAGGCCAGCTTCTTAGGAGGGCTGGTGGAGGTGGGAGGATCTGCCAAGTTTCTGCGTGACACCAAATCCTCAAACCAACAGTCCAGAGTAACAATGAATTACAGTGAAACCTCCAGATTTGATCAGCTCACTATGACTCAGCTGGGAAAGATCACCTACCCTCAGGTGTTTGATCAGAAAACTGCAACTCATGTGGTCACGGCTGTACTCTACGGAGCTCAGGCCTTCATGGTGTTTGATCGGACAGTTTCAGAAGAGGAAGAAAAGCAGAAGATTGAGGGAGAACTGAAGGTCATGGTCAAGAAGATTCCTCTATTTTCTATTGAGGGAAACGCAGCTATAAATATGGCAGATGGTGATAAGAAGAAGGCTGAGAGCATTGATTGCAcatttcatggtgacttccaCCTTGAGCAGAACCCCACCACTTTCATAGAGGCCCTAGACGTGTACAAGAAGCTCCCCAGTCACCTGAAGGAGAATCCACAGAATGCAGTTCCAATCCAAATCTGGCTCTATCCTCTTTCTCTACTGGATTCAAAAGCTGCTCGGTTGGAGAGAGAAATCACCACACGTCTGGTTTCCAAAACTGAAGATATAATAGAAGATCTGGGAGAAGTAGAGAGGACATGTAATGACCTGTCCAGAAAAACACTGGTGAATGTTTTCAGAGACATCAAAGAGAGGCTGCATTCTTTTCAGAGCTCATTTAGTATTTACCAAACGGTGCTCATGAAAGCAGTGGCCAGGGTCTTGCCTGCTATACGAGGAGGAGAGATGAAGGAGAAGTCACTGGAAGATGTCCTGAAGATCCACTACAGCTCCCCTTTTACAGCTGACAGGCTTAACCAGTGGTTAGATGATGCACAGGCTGAACTTAACCTCTTGAGTTCCCACACCAATGAGCTGGAGGGAATAAAAACTCAAGACTTAAACCATCTCAACAGCATCCTCCTTAATCCTAATATTAAGGTTGTGGTGTGCTTGACCTTCACATCTCTGAGGTATGAAGACCCGTATCTTTCAACCCTGATGACGTTTCTGGAATCTGAAGAGTTTAAAGAGCTAGATGTGGTAAAGAAGTCACTGTCTATCATGTTTAAAGCATCAGAAGAGGGGTTCAACGATCCTGAGGTCATCTTAAAGATGCGAGAGAACTTATCTCTTTTCAGAAGTTTTTCAGAGGCTTATAAAGATGAAAAGAGATACCGATTCATCATGTCTGCCATCTCCGATCCATCCAGCCCAGGCTCCTCCATCCGTCTGTATGAAAAAGGGAAGCTGACCGACACACAGTTCCAGCCCGTGTCGAAGCCTCCCCCACCAGAAGTGAAGGATGTCCTGAGAAGCAGTGTGTCCCTGAAACTGCAGAAGTCCCCAACTGGAGAAACTCTGCAGTACAGAGTGGAGTACCAGAAGGTGAAAGAGGAACAGTGGCATGTCATAAACACACCTGATGAAGACTTTACTCTGACTGGATTGGAGTTTGAAAAGCAGTACTTGATCCGCTGCAGGATAGTGGGTAAAGTGGGAGTGAGTGAAGCCAGTGATGCTATCGGCCCCATACCGTCTTCAAGTGAGTGTCATATTCACATTTCTTTCCATTaatttttatcttttaaaaatatatttaatttgctTAATTTACACCATTAagtacttaccctaatgtcggtcaacacccgtaagacatctgttcatctttggaacacaaataaagatattttttttcacaaacaaaaataccttaatttgtgttccgaagatgtttggaggtcttacgggtgttgaacgaaATTAGGGTAagcaattaatgacagaattttcacttttgggtgaactaaccctttaaagatgcAGAGTATATTATGTATTCAATGTCAAATGTAGGCTACAGTACTTAGTCATATGaaattaacaatataaaatactAAGCCTTGAACAAATTAAACGTATGGAAACCATGAAggacaaaaataataaacagatcataattaaaacacacaaacaacaaaTAATCAACTTAAAACATAAAACCAGCTAGGCTCACCGTGTAGGAGCCATTTATGGTCTGATGTCTTTTATTATGAAATTGTCACTTCCAGTTTTGTTATGTCTCTTGGTGTGTAGGTGCATGTTACCTGTTAGTTGTATATAACATGGTGCTGGCATGATTTTACATGTTGCTggcatgatttaccatgttgcTCACATGACTTAACATGTTGCTAGCAAGATTTAACATTTTGCTGACATGACTTAACATGATGATAACATGAttaacatgttgttagcatgattaAAATTTCActaacatgatttaacatgttactggcatgatttaacattttgctaatgtgatttaacatgttgctaacatgatttagcatgttgctagtaTGCATAACTTAACATTTTGctaacatgatttaacatgttaCTGACATGACTTAACATTTTGctaacatgatttaacatgttgcCAGCATGATCTAACATGTTGTTATCATGattaacatgttgctaacatgatttaacatgttttacttgcattatttaacatgttgctggcaatatttaaaatattgcaaGCATGATCCATCATGTTGCTGACATGACTTAACATTTTACTagcatgatttaccatgttgcTAACATGACTTAACATGTTGCTATCATGattaacatgttgctaacatGATTTAACTGTTACAAACAGAACAACACGGGAACTGAGTGCTGGTGGAATATGTTTATTGGAGTTTATTGACAGGACCAGAATGAGCGTGGCAGGTGAGagttaagcttggaacatactctgcaagaacaaataaattttttttttcgaggtggcaagaacaaaaaCAAAGTTTGTTCTTGCCAGTGCATTCAATACTCCACATCAGCGTTTCTCCGCATTGACCACGCCCACTTcaaatgtatgaccaatcacacaatagttctcggacactcaaaagaaaaaagttctgctttGGCGATATGTCGAGAACAATGTCTTTGAtgtctttcctgtagctcaatgagtagagcatggcgctagcaacgccaaggtcatgggttcgattcccagggaaagcaagaattgacaaaatgtaaaatgtttaccttaaatgcaatgtaagtcgaaaagcgtctgccaaatgcataaatataaatgtaaatgtaaacaagctgtgagaacaaaattacgtcattttgttctcgcagccctgggagcgagaacttttttttcttttcttgcagagtatgttgtAGCCTTAATGCAGGTGATACTGAGAACTAGGAGTACACAGGATGATACAGTCTGTTGTACTTGCAGATAACTGGAGAAGATAGAGGAGACAAGGAACACAGGAGACGCTGGGGACCGGACGAGGAGACAATGGAGCTTGAGAGACCCTATCCTTCCCAGTCAAACAAGTACTCTAGCCTACCACCATGATGCCGGGAGTCTAGGATTTTGTGGACCTCATACGCAGCGCTGTCTTCCAGGATAAGTGTAAGAGGGAAGGCTCCGG harbors:
- the LOC137049726 gene encoding stonustoxin subunit alpha-like produces the protein MASETIEVAALGRPLYPGMLYDCRKDTFIPGVTLWDKKSLREDLDSHPQLMTDVKFSSSDSLSSKSSLLNVSASLKASFLGGLVEVGGSAKFLRDTKSSNQQSRVTMNYSETSRFDQLTMTQLGKITYPQVFDQKTATHVVTAVLYGAQAFMVFDRTVSEEEEKQKIEGELKVMVKKIPLFSIEGNAAINMADGDKKKAESIDCTFHGDFHLEQNPTTFIEALDVYKKLPSHLKENPQNAVPIQIWLYPLSLLDSKAARLEREITTRLVSKTEDIIEDLGEVERTCNDLSRKTLVNVFRDIKERLHSFQSSFSIYQTVLMKAVARVLPAIRGGEMKEKSLEDVLKIHYSSPFTADRLNQWLDDAQAELNLLSSHTNELEGIKTQDLNHLNSILLNPNIKVVVCLTFTSLRYEDPYLSTLMTFLESEEFKELDVVKKSLSIMFKASEEGFNDPEVILKMRENLSLFRSFSEAYKDEKRYRFIMSAISDPSSPGSSIRLYEKGKLTDTQFQPVSKPPPPEVKDVLRSSVSLKLQKSPTGETLQYRVEYQKVKEEQWHVINTPDEDFTLTGLEFEKQYLIRCRIVGKVGVSEASDAIGPIPSSIPDPETRSDFLQYSLQLNPDLNTMNKQILLSENNRVIAHTNTIQSYADHPDRFNYYNHVLCSESVSGRSYWEVECSGDYVWIPASYRSMCRKGKGYECAFGYNDQSWSLLCSSSSYIFWHNNIETVLPVKPISRKVGVYVDPSAGTLSFYSVSHTMSLIHRVQTTFIQPLYPGFGVYYGSSVKLCW